A genomic window from Lotus japonicus ecotype B-129 chromosome 1, LjGifu_v1.2 includes:
- the LOC130732464 gene encoding EPIDERMAL PATTERNING FACTOR-like protein 9 yields MGNTKVPKVLLLLLALILAAKVIKGIETEGWVSQSSQQQKEPSLKDSNEAWRIRNSRRLMIGSTAPTCTYNECRGCKYRCRAEQVPVEGNDPINSPYHYRCVCHR; encoded by the exons ATGGGCAACACCAAAGTGCCCAAAGTACTGTTGCTTCTATTGGCCTTAATTCTTGCAGCTAAAGTCATAAAAG GAATTGAAACAGAAGGATGGGTATCCCAATCCTCTCAACAACAAAAAGAACCAAGTTTAAAG GATAGCAATGAAGCATGGAGGATTAGGAATTCCAGGAGATTAATGATTGGATCCACAGCACCAACTTGTACGTACAATGAGTGTAGAGGGTGTAAGTATAGATGCAGAGCTGAGCAAGTGCCTGTAGAAGGAAACGACCCAATCAATAGCCCATACCACTACAGATGCGTTTGTCATAGATGA
- the LOC130729420 gene encoding histone H4: MSGRGKGGKGLGKGGAKRHRKVLRDNIQGITKPAIRRLARRGGVKRISGLIYEETRGVLKIFLENVIRDAVTYTEHARRKTVTAMDVVYALKRQGRTLYGFGG, from the coding sequence ATGTCTGGTCGTGGAAAGGGTGGCAAGGGACTCGGCAAGGGAGGAGCCAAGAGGCACAGGAAGGTGCTGCGCGACAACATCCAGGGCATCACGAAGCCGGCGATTCGGAGGTTGGCGAGGAGAGGTGGCGTGAAGAGGATCAGTGGGTTGATCTATGAGGAGACTAGGGGTGTGTTGAAGATCTTCTTGGAGAATGTGATTCGTGATGCGGTGACGTACACGGAGCATGCTAGGAGGAAGACTGTGACTGCTATGGATGTTGTTTATGCTCTCAAGAGGCAGGGAAGGACTCTCTATGGATTCGGAGGTTGA